The DNA window GTTGATCACGGCTGCCGTCACCGGGTGCACGAGGAACCGGGCCGGGCGGCTCCGGAGCAGCCGCGACAGGCGGCGCGCCTGTCGAACATCGAGGGCACGCAACGCGAGGGTCACCGGGGCGGCAACGACGAGAAAGATCGGTGCGACCATGCCGGCGAGGAGGTGGCCAAGCATGTGGGCGGTGAAGCTCTCGTGTCCGGCGGTTGCGAGCGGTCCGATCATGGAGACCGTGACGACGAGAAGCCCCACAACCCAGCACGCCGTGCGCCAGAGCGGCCAGCTCCGACCCTGACCACGTGCAGCGCGGAGGCCGCCGAGATACAGCGCCGCCGCGGCCACCATGACGAGAGCAACGGCGTAGTCAAGAGCCGCGATGCCTGGTTCGCCGTGACCGTGGATTGTCACGTCGAGATGCATGGTCACGTCGAGCGAGCTGCCCCGCGCCTGGTCATGACGAGAAGCACGATCCCGGCGACGAGCATCAGGATCGCGGTGCCGTTCCAGACCAGGTCATAGACGAAGACGTCGGGGACGTATCGGATCTGGTGGATGCCGAACAGCTTGTGCTGAACCGTGCCGTCGTACAACTGGAATGCACCGGCGCCGACGAGGATGCCACCCCACCACCGCCGTGGCCAGAGCGCATTCCGGCGCCTGAGGTCGGCGAAGAGGAAGAGCCCGG is part of the Mycetocola zhujimingii genome and encodes:
- a CDS encoding cytochrome c oxidase assembly protein; protein product: MTIHGHGEPGIAALDYAVALVMVAAAALYLGGLRAARGQGRSWPLWRTACWVVGLLVVTVSMIGPLATAGHESFTAHMLGHLLAGMVAPIFLVVAAPVTLALRALDVRQARRLSRLLRSRPARFLVHPVTAAVINVGSLWLLYTTQLYELMQSSSFFHLLVTAHFVIAGYLLVASLIGVDPNPHRAGYPLRAVVLVAALAGHGILSKYLYAHPPAGVSLAEAQSGSVLMYYGGDVADAALIVILCLQWYRAAGKTRALEPGMRASG
- a CDS encoding DUF2243 domain-containing protein, whose translation is MASAPATVNTTDARDARAARSAQNAWSGVLFGVGIVAFIDEAVFHQLLHWHHFYDLGTPDVGLVSDGIFHAISWFATIAGLFLFADLRRRNALWPRRWWGGILVGAGAFQLYDGTVQHKLFGIHQIRYVPDVFVYDLVWNGTAILMLVAGIVLLVMTRRGAARST